A genomic window from bacterium includes:
- a CDS encoding DUF401 family protein → MSALGFTLLSFGIILVLVRLKVPLWLAILTGAISLGLFFGEDVKGLTRAAVKGVTQSTSIGLLLAVALLLMLSEAMRQTGRMERMVALIQSFARRPVITLAALPALIGLLPMPGGAIFSAPMVRQAAQGSELGGNMLSSINYWWRHIWEHWWPLYPGVILAMSLTNSDLLTFAFFQIPLGLFMFAGGVLLFRSAPSSLFLKGPPPPPDIKRKILLSVTPIGLVLIVWCLGGLVVKLIWGAPESGRTALGWLSFMQKFAPLIFGLVVSLVYTLWARPFPFKQLGRRVWNKEMVPLLGLVLSVMVYQSVLKDVNAATAIGRELELLHVPVTLVVILLPFIAGLLTGVAFGFVGVSFPLVLSLVESMPDHPSMRPYVVLAYACGHLGMMISPIHLCYVVSNRYFAATFGATLRLLAWPFVVMTVSAAAYFLLLKWAL, encoded by the coding sequence ATGTCGGCGTTGGGCTTCACATTACTCTCATTCGGGATCATTTTAGTTCTTGTTCGTCTCAAGGTGCCGCTGTGGCTGGCAATTTTGACTGGGGCGATTTCACTGGGCCTTTTTTTTGGTGAGGATGTCAAGGGGCTCACGCGTGCTGCCGTGAAGGGGGTGACGCAGTCAACGTCGATTGGATTGCTTTTGGCGGTGGCTCTGCTTCTGATGCTGTCGGAGGCGATGCGACAGACCGGGCGCATGGAGCGTATGGTCGCTTTGATCCAGTCTTTTGCGCGTCGTCCGGTCATCACCCTGGCGGCACTGCCCGCTCTTATAGGACTGTTACCCATGCCGGGTGGGGCGATATTCTCCGCACCTATGGTGCGCCAGGCGGCGCAGGGAAGTGAACTCGGCGGCAATATGCTTTCGTCGATCAACTACTGGTGGCGTCATATCTGGGAGCACTGGTGGCCGCTGTATCCCGGTGTGATCCTGGCCATGAGCCTGACCAATAGTGATCTGCTGACGTTCGCTTTTTTTCAGATTCCCCTGGGCCTCTTTATGTTCGCAGGCGGAGTGCTGCTGTTTCGCTCCGCGCCATCCTCGCTTTTTTTAAAAGGCCCGCCTCCACCTCCTGACATCAAGCGTAAGATTTTGCTGTCGGTGACGCCCATCGGGTTGGTTCTGATCGTGTGGTGCCTTGGAGGGCTTGTGGTAAAATTGATATGGGGGGCTCCTGAGAGTGGAAGAACCGCACTGGGATGGCTCTCTTTCATGCAGAAATTCGCGCCGCTCATCTTCGGACTGGTGGTGAGTCTGGTGTACACATTATGGGCAAGACCTTTCCCGTTCAAGCAGTTGGGACGACGGGTCTGGAATAAGGAAATGGTCCCGCTTCTGGGCCTGGTCTTGAGCGTCATGGTCTATCAAAGCGTGTTGAAGGATGTGAATGCGGCCACTGCCATCGGCCGTGAGTTGGAGTTGTTGCATGTGCCTGTGACGTTGGTGGTGATCCTTTTGCCCTTTATTGCCGGTTTGTTGACCGGGGTGGCGTTCGGGTTTGTCGGGGTTAGTTTCCCGCTGGTGTTGAGTTTGGTGGAGTCCATGCCGGATCATCCCTCCATGCGTCCCTACGTGGTGTTGGCTTATGCCTGCGGGCATCTGGGGATGATGATCAGTCCCATTCATCTCTGTTATGTGGTCAGTAACCGCTATTTTGCTGCCACCTTCGGGGCCACGCTCCGTTTATTGGCCTGGCCATTCGTGGTGATGACCGTTTCTGCTGCTGCCTATTTTCTGCTGTTGAAATGGGCGCTATAG
- a CDS encoding potassium transporter Kup, with product MSSKNPLFPLALAALGVVYGDIGTSPLYAFRLCFNNETPPTEAAILGVLSLIFWSLAGLISIKYLSLVLRADNRGEGGILALMALVRGGTADAPARGTVSRRSTVIVALGLFGAALLYGDGLITPAISVLSAVEGLKVASPHLAPYVVPIALVILVGLFWVQKHGTQKVGSIFGPIMVLWFLTLAILGLPHILGTPKVLTAINPAYAVQFFIDHRFHAFVTMGTVFLCLTGGEDLYLDMGHFGRLPMRVGWFTLVLPCLLMNYFGQGAYLLHQGAGQTDTSNLLYHLAPNWALYPLVCLATVATIIASQAVISGAYSLTRQAIQLGYCPRMTIIHTSENTIGQVYLPAVTGMLLVGTVSLVLGFRNSDALAGAYGLAVSMTMLLTSVMMTIFILRKWRWNPLLVTAVMIPIFLFDATFFTSNILKLKAGGWVGLSVATVMFIIMITWNRGRTIMGKKLSEDSLPLPLFIADVIQSKPLRVPGTAAFLTGSMNIAPRTLLHNFKHNRVLHQNIILLTIVNQDLPRIPDSERVSVEKLEAGFTRISAQYGFMETPDLSLLLSSLKIDGLDLNPARVTFFLGRETIILIHQKNMFFWRKILFAFLSKNARDASRYFNIPPNRVIEIGIQVEL from the coding sequence ATGAGCAGTAAAAACCCACTGTTCCCGCTGGCGTTGGCTGCATTGGGCGTTGTGTATGGAGACATCGGCACCAGTCCCCTCTACGCCTTTCGGCTTTGCTTCAATAACGAAACGCCCCCCACCGAGGCGGCCATTCTCGGCGTACTCTCCCTGATTTTCTGGTCCCTGGCCGGACTGATCTCGATTAAATACCTTTCCCTTGTTCTCCGCGCCGACAACCGCGGGGAAGGCGGTATTCTCGCCTTGATGGCACTTGTTCGCGGGGGAACAGCAGACGCCCCTGCCAGAGGAACCGTATCCCGGCGAAGCACCGTGATTGTTGCCCTTGGCCTGTTCGGCGCGGCACTGTTATACGGGGATGGATTGATCACCCCGGCGATTTCAGTATTAAGTGCCGTAGAAGGGCTTAAGGTGGCCTCACCTCACCTCGCGCCTTATGTCGTCCCCATTGCCCTCGTCATTCTGGTCGGTCTTTTCTGGGTCCAGAAACATGGCACCCAAAAGGTGGGATCCATCTTCGGCCCCATCATGGTGTTATGGTTCCTTACGCTCGCCATCCTGGGTTTGCCGCATATTCTCGGGACCCCGAAAGTACTGACGGCCATTAACCCGGCCTATGCCGTCCAATTTTTCATTGATCATCGTTTTCATGCGTTTGTAACCATGGGCACTGTTTTCCTTTGTCTTACCGGCGGTGAGGATCTCTATCTGGACATGGGGCATTTTGGACGGCTCCCCATGCGTGTGGGCTGGTTCACCCTTGTCTTACCCTGCCTGCTGATGAACTATTTCGGACAAGGCGCCTATCTTCTGCATCAGGGGGCAGGACAAACCGACACCTCCAACCTGCTCTATCATCTGGCCCCGAACTGGGCACTCTATCCTCTGGTATGCCTGGCCACAGTCGCCACCATCATTGCCTCTCAAGCCGTCATCTCCGGCGCCTACTCACTCACGCGACAAGCCATTCAACTTGGCTACTGTCCCCGCATGACAATCATCCATACTTCTGAAAACACGATCGGCCAGGTCTATCTTCCGGCGGTCACCGGCATGCTTCTGGTGGGCACCGTTTCGCTCGTGCTGGGCTTTAGAAATTCTGATGCGCTCGCAGGCGCCTACGGTCTCGCCGTCTCGATGACCATGCTGCTGACTTCGGTCATGATGACTATTTTCATTCTGCGCAAATGGCGATGGAATCCGCTACTCGTCACCGCCGTCATGATTCCCATCTTTTTGTTTGATGCCACCTTCTTCACGTCCAACATCCTGAAGTTAAAGGCCGGCGGCTGGGTGGGATTGAGTGTTGCCACCGTGATGTTCATCATCATGATTACATGGAATCGGGGCCGCACCATTATGGGTAAGAAGCTGAGCGAAGACAGCCTTCCCCTTCCTCTTTTTATTGCAGATGTCATTCAATCCAAGCCGTTACGCGTCCCGGGTACAGCCGCCTTCCTCACGGGAAGTATGAATATTGCCCCCCGGACCCTGCTGCACAACTTCAAGCATAACCGGGTCTTGCATCAGAACATTATCCTGCTCACCATCGTGAATCAGGATCTCCCTCGTATCCCGGACAGCGAGCGAGTATCCGTTGAAAAACTGGAAGCGGGTTTCACACGAATTTCAGCCCAGTATGGATTCATGGAAACCCCAGACTTATCCTTGCTGTTATCATCGCTTAAAATTGATGGCCTTGACTTGAATCCAGCCCGGGTAACCTTCTTTCTGGGGCGTGAAACCATTATCCTCATCCATCAAAAGAATATGTTTTTTTGGCGGAAGATTCTTTTTGCATTTCTATCCAAAAATGCTCGTGACGCTTCCCGGTATTTCAATATTCCGCCCAACCGCGTCATCGAGATCGGGATTCAGGTTGAACTATGA
- the ileS gene encoding isoleucine--tRNA ligase, with translation MFKQVSRKVDFPGQEVEVLEFWDRQHIFEKSLEQRQDAPEYVFYDGPPFATGLPHFGHLLAGTIKDIVPRYQTMRGHLVNRRFGWDCHGLPVEYEVEQDLKLSGKRDIETMGVDVFNERCRSIVLRYTREWRQVVTRMGRWVDFDHDYKTMDPAYMESIWWVFKTLWEKELVYEGHRIVPYCPRCTTPLSNFETNQGYADVQDPAVTIRFKVEGAESLYVLAWTTTPWTLPSNMALAVGKDIPYVKIKDGDVFYYLAKDRLSAYYKKGAVYEVVEETSGTALVGLRYEPLFPYFSDYKAKGAFRVIAGDFVSTEDGTGVVHIAPGFGEEDSRVGKIEKLPAPCPVDAEGRFTEEISDYIGRAVKEADHDIIKRLKLEGKLIHHAVINHSYPHCWRCDTPLIYRAISAWYVRVEQMRDRILKANSQTRWVPEHLRDGRFGKWLEQARDWNISRNRYWGTPLPVWRSDDGKEVICVGSAAELEALSGQKVTDLHKHFMDKIEIPSREGRGMLKRIPEVLDCWFESGAMPYAQAHYPFENREQFESHFPADFIAEGLDQTRGWFYTLMVLATALFDKPAFRNVIVNGLVLAEDGRKMSKRLKNYPDPSHIVNTYGADALRLYLINSPVVRAEDLRFSEDGVQDLMRNLLIPLWNAYGFFVTYANVDGWGPEGRGQKTEGSNLEENLLDRWIRSSLESLSANVTKAMDGYDLQGAVRPFVRFIEDLTNWYIRRSRRRFWKSQDDVDKAQAYETLYYVLLNTSKIAAPFIPFISEAIYGNLRTADMPESVHLCDFPVGDATRRDPALERQMAAVMTVVALGRTLRSAHDLKVRQPLKKLHVACRNAELLKCMSDLKDIILEELNVKEAEFRLSESDFATVKAKANFARLGPKLGPLMRKAAGLVAGLKSEQIEVLARGEPLAIILDGQTVELTLDDVIIEHLPRAGSVVAAEGGIVVALDTALTPELVAEGMAREFVSKLQNMRKTADLEVTQRIRVQFTGPEEVKKAVGAHLDYITTETLSLSCEAVEVIPEGATEWDLNGHPCAIKFEAAVQQQ, from the coding sequence ATGTTCAAGCAGGTTTCGCGAAAAGTGGATTTTCCAGGGCAGGAAGTTGAGGTTCTGGAGTTTTGGGATCGTCAGCACATTTTTGAGAAATCTCTTGAGCAACGCCAAGATGCTCCTGAATACGTTTTTTACGATGGCCCCCCCTTCGCCACCGGCTTACCGCATTTTGGGCATCTTTTGGCCGGAACCATTAAGGATATTGTGCCCCGATACCAGACCATGCGTGGCCACTTGGTGAATCGGCGGTTCGGTTGGGATTGCCATGGCCTACCCGTTGAGTACGAAGTCGAACAGGATCTTAAGCTTAGCGGAAAGCGTGATATCGAAACCATGGGGGTGGATGTATTCAACGAGCGCTGCCGCAGCATTGTCCTACGCTACACCCGCGAATGGCGTCAAGTCGTGACCCGTATGGGGCGGTGGGTCGATTTCGATCACGATTACAAGACCATGGATCCTGCCTATATGGAATCCATCTGGTGGGTGTTCAAGACGCTTTGGGAAAAAGAGCTGGTGTATGAAGGTCATCGTATTGTGCCTTATTGCCCGCGCTGTACCACGCCGCTGTCCAATTTCGAGACGAATCAGGGCTATGCCGATGTTCAGGATCCCGCCGTGACGATCCGGTTTAAGGTCGAGGGCGCGGAGTCCCTCTACGTGCTGGCCTGGACGACCACGCCCTGGACCTTGCCTTCCAATATGGCCCTGGCTGTGGGCAAGGATATCCCTTACGTTAAGATCAAGGATGGGGACGTTTTCTACTATCTGGCCAAAGACCGGCTTTCCGCCTATTACAAAAAGGGCGCGGTCTACGAAGTCGTCGAAGAAACCTCAGGGACGGCATTGGTCGGCCTGCGTTATGAACCGCTGTTTCCTTACTTTTCGGACTATAAGGCCAAGGGGGCGTTCCGGGTTATTGCGGGTGATTTCGTGTCGACCGAGGATGGGACCGGGGTGGTTCATATCGCGCCCGGGTTTGGTGAGGAAGACAGTCGTGTTGGAAAAATTGAGAAACTCCCCGCGCCCTGCCCCGTGGATGCCGAGGGCCGATTTACCGAAGAGATTTCGGATTATATTGGACGTGCCGTCAAGGAGGCTGATCATGACATTATCAAGCGGCTTAAGCTTGAGGGGAAACTGATTCATCATGCCGTGATCAATCATAGCTATCCGCACTGCTGGCGTTGTGACACGCCGTTGATCTACCGTGCGATATCAGCGTGGTATGTTCGGGTTGAACAGATGCGGGACCGGATTCTCAAGGCCAATAGTCAGACCCGCTGGGTGCCTGAACATTTACGGGATGGTCGCTTTGGCAAGTGGTTGGAACAAGCGCGGGATTGGAATATCTCGCGTAACCGCTATTGGGGGACCCCGCTCCCTGTCTGGCGTAGCGATGATGGCAAGGAAGTGATTTGTGTTGGGTCTGCCGCAGAACTCGAGGCGCTCTCCGGTCAAAAGGTGACTGACCTCCATAAGCATTTCATGGATAAGATCGAGATCCCCTCCCGTGAAGGGCGGGGCATGCTCAAACGGATTCCGGAGGTGCTGGATTGCTGGTTTGAAAGCGGGGCCATGCCGTATGCGCAGGCGCATTATCCGTTTGAAAATCGCGAACAGTTTGAGAGCCATTTTCCTGCCGATTTTATCGCGGAGGGCCTGGATCAAACCCGTGGCTGGTTCTATACGCTGATGGTGCTCGCTACAGCCCTTTTTGATAAGCCGGCATTCCGGAACGTCATTGTGAACGGTTTGGTGCTGGCCGAGGATGGGCGTAAAATGAGCAAACGCCTCAAAAATTATCCTGATCCGAGCCACATCGTCAACACCTACGGGGCGGATGCGTTAAGGCTCTATTTGATCAATTCACCTGTTGTCCGGGCTGAAGATCTTCGCTTTTCCGAGGACGGCGTGCAGGATTTGATGCGGAATCTGCTGATCCCGTTGTGGAATGCCTATGGGTTCTTTGTGACCTATGCCAATGTGGACGGGTGGGGGCCGGAAGGCAGAGGGCAGAAGACAGAAGGCAGTAATCTGGAGGAGAATTTGCTGGATCGCTGGATCCGCAGCTCACTGGAATCCCTGTCGGCGAATGTCACCAAAGCCATGGATGGGTACGACCTTCAGGGTGCGGTGCGGCCGTTTGTGCGCTTCATCGAAGATCTGACCAACTGGTATATCCGCCGCAGTCGCCGCCGGTTCTGGAAGTCACAGGATGATGTCGATAAGGCGCAGGCCTATGAGACACTTTATTACGTGCTCCTGAATACGTCCAAGATTGCAGCCCCCTTCATTCCGTTTATCAGTGAAGCCATTTATGGCAATTTGCGGACGGCGGATATGCCTGAATCCGTTCATCTCTGTGATTTCCCGGTCGGGGATGCGACCCGCCGTGACCCGGCGTTGGAACGGCAGATGGCTGCGGTGATGACCGTGGTGGCGTTGGGCCGTACCTTGCGGTCTGCGCATGATTTGAAGGTGCGGCAGCCCTTGAAGAAATTACATGTCGCCTGCCGGAATGCCGAATTGCTCAAGTGCATGAGTGATTTGAAGGACATTATTCTGGAAGAGTTGAATGTCAAAGAGGCGGAATTCCGATTGAGCGAATCTGATTTTGCGACCGTAAAGGCCAAGGCTAACTTCGCACGGCTTGGACCGAAATTGGGGCCCTTGATGAGGAAGGCGGCTGGACTTGTGGCTGGCCTCAAGAGCGAACAGATTGAAGTCCTGGCCCGGGGTGAGCCCCTGGCGATCATTCTGGATGGGCAGACAGTTGAGTTGACGCTGGATGACGTGATCATTGAGCATCTTCCGCGTGCGGGAAGCGTGGTTGCGGCCGAAGGCGGCATCGTGGTGGCCTTGGATACCGCCCTGACGCCGGAACTGGTGGCGGAGGGTATGGCCCGTGAGTTTGTCAGCAAGCTCCAAAATATGCGCAAAACGGCTGACTTGGAAGTGACGCAGCGTATACGCGTTCAATTTACCGGTCCGGAGGAAGTTAAGAAAGCGGTAGGGGCCCATCTTGACTATATTACAACCGAGACCCTGAGCCTTTCTTGTGAGGCTGTTGAGGTGATCCCTGAGGGCGCTACCGAGTGGGATCTGAATGGCCATCCCTGCGCGATCAAGTTTGAAGCCGCAGTCCAGCAGCAGTAG
- a CDS encoding Trp family transcriptional regulator, producing MAKSNYQPDLVLRELATVLSRLDAAEVYDVFQAILTSREREKIALRWKLVCLLEKGITQREIAARLGISLCKITRGSHELKFGPAAFRKAVRHAVEKKEK from the coding sequence ATGGCTAAATCCAATTATCAACCGGATCTTGTACTCCGGGAACTGGCCACGGTTCTTTCCCGGTTGGATGCGGCTGAGGTGTATGATGTGTTTCAGGCTATATTGACCTCCAGGGAACGGGAAAAAATTGCTTTGCGATGGAAGTTGGTTTGCCTGCTGGAGAAGGGCATCACGCAACGGGAAATAGCCGCCCGTTTGGGAATCAGCCTCTGCAAGATTACGCGGGGCTCACATGAATTGAAATTTGGCCCGGCCGCTTTCCGTAAGGCGGTCCGGCATGCCGTGGAGAAGAAAGAGAAGTAA
- a CDS encoding potassium transporter Kup — MNPAESTPAEEHGHSGPSGTPHAKRAFLGLTIAALGVVYGDIGTSPLYSTRVSFTPGCGVPPTEANILGIISLILWSLISLIAVKYLALVLRADNRGEGGILALMALVNRERKAGKKTLLFVLLGLFGASLLYGDGLITPAISVLSAIEGLNMGSIAFSNHTIIFLSLLMLVALFWMQRRGTQSVGTIFGPIMLFWFSTIAILGIISVFKAPEILFALNPFHAVKFFINNQWQAFVTMGAVFLAVTGGEALYADMGHFGIGPIRLGWFTLVMPALVLNYCGQGAWMLHQLSDSQSVTLINGQITLNQNLIANLFYRNVPHWAIYPMVALATAATIIASQAIISGAFSMTRQAIQLGYCPRLAIIHTSKRQIGQVYLPLVNGLMLVGTVLLVLGFKNSDSLAGAYGVAVSLTMLITTLFMLAVMRRLWLWPRMVVALIAVPFLALDLTFFGSNILKIGDGGWVPLAISAAFIIMMTTYYRGRGILGRQMAEAAISIDLFINDVAMSKPHRVPGVAVFLTGNPNGIPRTLLHNYKHNKILHNQIVFITIQTEDIPHVPDNERTQVKVLPEGFYQLLIRYGFSEDPDLSTLLKGLKIEGLNLDPMSVTFFLGRETLILVNNKNMHPWRKVIFSYLSRNAWDASKFFRIPPNRVIEVGIQVEL, encoded by the coding sequence ATGAATCCTGCCGAAAGTACCCCTGCTGAGGAACATGGCCATTCAGGCCCCAGTGGCACGCCCCATGCCAAACGCGCATTTCTGGGATTAACGATTGCTGCCCTCGGCGTTGTCTATGGCGATATCGGCACAAGCCCTCTTTACTCCACACGTGTCAGCTTTACCCCAGGTTGCGGGGTTCCCCCCACGGAGGCCAATATCCTCGGCATCATCTCCCTGATCCTGTGGTCATTGATTTCCCTCATTGCCGTTAAATACCTGGCATTGGTTCTGCGGGCCGACAACCGGGGTGAAGGCGGAATCCTGGCACTGATGGCGCTAGTGAATCGCGAGCGAAAAGCCGGCAAAAAAACACTGTTATTTGTATTACTTGGACTCTTCGGAGCCTCACTGCTTTATGGTGACGGGCTCATTACTCCGGCCATTTCAGTGTTAAGCGCCATTGAGGGCCTGAATATGGGCTCCATCGCATTTTCAAACCACACAATCATCTTCCTCTCGCTGCTCATGCTTGTCGCGTTGTTCTGGATGCAACGGCGCGGCACCCAGTCCGTGGGCACCATTTTCGGCCCGATCATGTTGTTCTGGTTTTCAACGATTGCGATCCTCGGGATTATTTCCGTTTTCAAAGCTCCAGAAATTTTATTCGCCTTGAACCCATTTCATGCCGTCAAATTCTTCATCAATAACCAGTGGCAGGCCTTTGTGACCATGGGCGCCGTCTTTCTTGCTGTAACAGGGGGGGAAGCCCTCTATGCCGATATGGGCCATTTCGGCATCGGCCCCATCCGACTCGGATGGTTCACCCTGGTTATGCCGGCATTGGTGTTGAACTATTGCGGACAAGGAGCTTGGATGCTCCATCAATTGTCAGATTCTCAGAGCGTCACCCTGATCAATGGCCAAATCACCCTGAATCAGAACCTGATTGCGAATCTCTTCTATCGGAATGTCCCCCATTGGGCCATCTACCCTATGGTTGCACTCGCTACGGCAGCCACGATTATTGCCTCACAGGCCATTATTTCTGGCGCCTTCTCAATGACCCGGCAGGCCATTCAGCTCGGTTACTGCCCACGGCTGGCCATCATCCACACTTCGAAAAGGCAGATCGGACAGGTCTATCTCCCCCTGGTAAACGGGCTGATGTTAGTGGGCACCGTACTGCTGGTACTGGGCTTCAAAAACTCCGACAGCCTGGCTGGTGCCTACGGAGTGGCGGTCTCACTCACCATGCTGATTACCACACTGTTTATGCTTGCAGTGATGCGGCGCCTCTGGCTGTGGCCACGGATGGTGGTCGCCCTCATCGCCGTGCCATTTCTGGCTTTGGATCTCACCTTTTTCGGCTCGAATATCCTGAAGATCGGGGACGGGGGCTGGGTCCCTCTGGCCATTTCAGCTGCCTTTATCATCATGATGACGACCTATTATCGCGGACGCGGAATTTTGGGACGCCAAATGGCCGAAGCCGCCATCTCGATCGATCTTTTCATCAATGATGTAGCCATGTCAAAACCTCATCGGGTTCCCGGGGTAGCGGTATTCCTGACCGGGAATCCAAACGGAATCCCCCGCACGCTGTTACATAATTATAAACATAATAAAATCCTGCATAACCAAATTGTATTCATTACCATCCAGACAGAAGATATTCCCCATGTTCCAGACAATGAAAGAACTCAGGTAAAAGTGTTGCCAGAAGGATTCTATCAGCTACTGATCCGGTATGGTTTTAGCGAGGATCCCGATCTATCAACCCTTTTGAAAGGCCTCAAAATCGAGGGCCTTAACTTGGACCCCATGAGCGTCACCTTCTTCCTCGGACGTGAGACCCTTATCCTGGTTAATAACAAGAATATGCATCCCTGGCGAAAAGTTATATTCTCTTACCTATCCCGTAATGCTTGGGATGCCTCCAAGTTTTTCCGCATCCCCCCTAACCGGGTGATTGAGGTTGGGATTCAGGTTGAACTGTAG
- a CDS encoding DUF1566 domain-containing protein has protein sequence MKKCMLVGVLAGIALLWLAGDVWAQVVVTNFVVAQRTGTKLVDISYDVSSSATNLVYIVVTVSTAGVPVNVSSLSGDIGFVATGNAKSIIWNMGADWNGNLAMVSFSLTAHDNMPIGGDPRAIAWDVVDARWVKNIYSNGAVTMNDRNSGLMWVYDASTNGIGTWTQANNLCNALVYAGYDNWFLPDKYQLGNMYLQNAFFVGVQLGYYWSSSPGYTSGYKVLVNMANGGEAQSVPDGNPVYNSYPIWPCRGQ, from the coding sequence ATGAAAAAGTGCATGCTCGTGGGCGTCTTGGCTGGGATTGCTTTGCTTTGGTTGGCGGGAGATGTGTGGGCACAAGTTGTGGTCACCAACTTTGTGGTAGCTCAACGAACGGGAACAAAACTGGTAGATATCTCGTACGATGTTAGCAGTTCTGCCACAAATTTGGTTTATATAGTTGTGACAGTCAGCACTGCTGGCGTGCCAGTGAACGTGTCCAGTCTCTCGGGCGATATAGGTTTTGTTGCTACTGGGAATGCAAAATCCATTATCTGGAATATGGGAGCGGATTGGAACGGGAATCTGGCAATGGTGTCGTTTTCACTTACCGCGCATGACAATATGCCTATTGGTGGTGACCCTAGGGCAATTGCTTGGGATGTCGTTGATGCGCGATGGGTGAAGAATATTTATTCGAATGGCGCAGTGACCATGAATGACCGCAATTCTGGTTTGATGTGGGTCTATGACGCCAGCACTAACGGCATAGGAACCTGGACTCAAGCAAATAACCTTTGCAATGCCTTAGTGTATGCGGGATACGACAACTGGTTTCTGCCCGACAAATACCAATTAGGCAATATGTATTTGCAGAATGCGTTTTTTGTTGGTGTGCAGTTGGGGTATTATTGGTCTTCTTCCCCAGGTTACACCAGCGGCTATAAGGTCTTAGTAAATATGGCCAATGGTGGCGAAGCCCAAAGTGTACCGGATGGTAATCCTGTATATAATAGTTATCCGATCTGGCCATGTCGTGGACAGTAA